A DNA window from Deinococcus gobiensis I-0 contains the following coding sequences:
- a CDS encoding permease prefix domain 1-containing protein, whose translation MTGHLWGLRSQAALQLYLRRATWGLPLARRQTVWDELEEHVLERAAHLEVQGTLPAEALDRALRELGPPLRISAGMNGVYNMPKLVMLGTAATLAVSGALYALAGGAGGKTVTLLVLEDGPAKPCTQGAEAPLPLPVVSKDKFSTCYQDDSRRRRGAFLSFGTVQAAWQAIGGEANIQPDGRLKLTFPEGGYTVMPREFNIGGEGYVMAARLLAELSNTWGKAQLIVSGFDRPVLHLGETVIRLGDGTVSIGDAFYSEVAGQVIGALAYRPDVPYSAEMLYASATDATQTVHTGLPAGEVVVALQREGKDRFRIAYGPVGADGVVRFKLGRGQVRFVASAAELEPVQSGQSTPTLLVRVSNVPLNKLQGGVLSPAQLRLLRSR comes from the coding sequence AACACGTGCTGGAGCGCGCTGCCCATCTGGAAGTGCAGGGGACGCTACCCGCCGAAGCTCTGGACCGCGCGCTGAGAGAACTGGGGCCGCCCCTGCGGATCAGCGCCGGAATGAACGGGGTGTACAACATGCCGAAACTCGTGATGCTGGGCACGGCCGCCACGCTGGCCGTCAGTGGGGCGCTGTACGCCCTGGCCGGCGGGGCTGGAGGGAAGACGGTCACCTTGCTGGTGCTGGAAGATGGGCCGGCCAAGCCCTGTACTCAGGGGGCGGAAGCTCCTTTACCCCTGCCCGTGGTGTCCAAAGACAAATTCTCGACCTGTTACCAGGACGACAGCCGACGTCGGCGCGGGGCCTTCTTGAGTTTCGGGACGGTGCAGGCAGCCTGGCAGGCCATCGGAGGCGAGGCAAATATTCAGCCGGATGGGCGATTGAAACTCACCTTCCCTGAAGGTGGCTATACGGTCATGCCGCGCGAGTTCAATATTGGTGGGGAAGGCTATGTCATGGCCGCCCGACTGTTGGCAGAATTATCCAACACATGGGGCAAGGCGCAGCTGATCGTCAGCGGTTTTGACCGTCCTGTACTGCATCTGGGGGAGACAGTCATCCGACTGGGAGATGGCACGGTTTCGATAGGCGACGCGTTCTACAGCGAGGTGGCCGGGCAGGTCATTGGCGCCCTGGCTTACCGCCCAGACGTGCCCTACAGCGCCGAGATGCTCTACGCCTCGGCGACCGACGCCACCCAGACCGTTCATACGGGTCTGCCGGCAGGTGAGGTGGTCGTGGCCCTGCAACGGGAAGGAAAGGACCGCTTCCGGATCGCCTATGGCCCTGTCGGCGCGGACGGCGTGGTGCGGTTCAAGTTGGGGCGGGGGCAGGTGCGGTTCGTCGCTTCCGCTGCCGAGCTGGAGCCAGTCCAATCCGGCCAGTCGACCCCGACGCTCCTCGTACGGGTCAGCAACGTGCCCCTGAACAAACTGCAGGGAGGCGTCCTCTCACCTGCCCAGCTTCGGCTGCTTCGCTCTCGGTAG